The proteins below come from a single Vibrio diazotrophicus genomic window:
- a CDS encoding ABC transporter ATP-binding protein, translated as MANITLENIVKRYGSVQTIHNVNLDIESGEFVVFVGPSGCGKSTLLRMVAGLEQISDGAIEIDNQRVNELDPAARGIAMVFQSYALYPHMSVAENIGFGLKMNGRPKLEVEQLVQRAAKTLQLEHLLDRKPKELSGGQRQRVAIGRAIVRDPKVFLFDEPLSNLDAELRVEMRLQIAKLHQEMGNTMIYVTHDQVEAMTLADKIVVLNQGRIEQVGSPIELYNRPQNLFVAGFIGSPKMNLLPATVVSCEQERVNIKLKDGNTVSLLRGDYTVSEGQPVTIGIRPEHLNLEREGDVHLTMRNEVTERLGNATYMFGHCAGVDSFKVHLVGDQVLESYCDVGLSCFSEQCHLFNEEGLRIN; from the coding sequence ATGGCTAATATCACTTTAGAAAACATCGTTAAGCGTTACGGCAGTGTCCAAACCATACACAATGTTAATCTGGATATTGAGTCTGGAGAGTTTGTGGTTTTTGTGGGACCGTCGGGATGCGGTAAATCAACCCTGCTTCGTATGGTTGCTGGATTAGAGCAGATTTCTGATGGTGCAATTGAAATAGACAACCAGAGAGTGAACGAACTTGACCCTGCGGCTCGTGGTATTGCAATGGTGTTTCAGTCTTATGCTTTATACCCACATATGTCGGTTGCTGAAAATATCGGTTTTGGTCTGAAAATGAATGGTCGCCCAAAGTTGGAAGTTGAGCAACTGGTGCAGAGAGCAGCTAAAACTTTGCAGCTAGAACACCTACTCGATCGTAAGCCTAAAGAGCTATCGGGTGGTCAACGTCAGCGAGTCGCAATAGGACGGGCAATCGTTCGGGACCCCAAGGTGTTTTTGTTTGACGAGCCTTTGTCAAATTTGGATGCTGAATTAAGAGTTGAAATGCGTTTGCAGATAGCAAAGCTGCATCAGGAAATGGGAAACACCATGATCTATGTTACCCATGATCAGGTTGAAGCGATGACATTAGCAGATAAAATTGTTGTGCTCAATCAGGGGCGAATCGAGCAGGTGGGTTCTCCAATCGAGCTTTATAATAGGCCACAAAATCTTTTTGTGGCGGGTTTCATTGGCTCTCCTAAGATGAATTTATTACCCGCAACGGTAGTGAGCTGTGAACAAGAACGAGTGAATATTAAACTGAAGGACGGCAATACGGTGAGCTTGTTACGCGGTGATTACACGGTCTCAGAAGGGCAACCAGTGACAATCGGTATTCGTCCAGAACATCTCAATTTGGAAAGAGAAGGGGATGTTCATCTGACGATGCGTAATGAAGTAACAGAGCGACTAGGTAACGCGACATATATGTTTGGCCACTGTGCTGGCGTTGATAGTTTCAAAGTACACTTAGTGGGAGACCAAGTATTAGAAAGCTACTGTGATGTTGGACTGAGCTGCTTCAGTGAACAATGCCATCTGTTTAATGAAGAAGGCCTGCGTATAAACTAA
- a CDS encoding LacI family DNA-binding transcriptional regulator produces the protein MATLKDIADKVGVASSTVSRVLNQDDTLSITAEKRQLINKVAIELGYLSPIQRKKQRQQQSAIAARTHYKLANGDALNLVVVHCLSPNEELNDPYYTAIRIGIENSCHQHNIALRNTFANNLAANSSFLQQAQAVICVGHFKDQDVTLIQSLNPNLIFVDSNPLDKQCDVVQFDREAASREIVGNMISADVQRPAFIGNDETRLHVFREMTQAHGIYDSARCKVSTNFCIESGYLAMTEMLSTQPWPDVVFAATDIIAIGVYRAIQERDIEIPKDIQVISMNDIPTAQHMNPSLTTMRLYATEMGEAAVDLFMELVAGRQYHKTVQLGYEMIWRKSFAKPL, from the coding sequence TTGGCAACATTAAAAGACATCGCAGACAAAGTTGGTGTAGCATCATCAACAGTATCGAGAGTCCTGAATCAGGACGATACACTTTCCATCACTGCTGAAAAGCGACAGTTAATCAATAAAGTGGCAATTGAGCTGGGTTATCTTTCTCCTATCCAGCGTAAGAAGCAGCGCCAACAACAAAGTGCCATCGCAGCTCGCACCCACTACAAGCTGGCAAATGGAGACGCGCTAAACTTGGTGGTCGTTCATTGCCTTAGTCCCAATGAAGAACTAAACGACCCTTACTATACAGCGATTCGAATTGGCATAGAGAATAGCTGCCATCAACACAACATCGCTTTGCGTAATACATTTGCCAATAACTTGGCTGCGAACAGCAGTTTCTTACAACAAGCTCAAGCCGTTATTTGTGTTGGTCATTTTAAAGATCAAGATGTCACCCTCATCCAATCACTAAATCCTAACCTGATATTTGTTGATTCAAACCCGCTAGATAAACAATGCGATGTGGTGCAATTCGATAGAGAAGCTGCCTCACGAGAAATTGTTGGCAATATGATATCAGCCGATGTTCAGCGACCTGCATTTATTGGTAATGATGAGACCCGTTTACATGTTTTTCGAGAAATGACCCAAGCTCACGGCATCTACGATTCAGCACGCTGCAAGGTTAGCACGAACTTTTGCATTGAATCTGGCTATTTAGCTATGACAGAAATGCTGTCCACTCAACCTTGGCCTGATGTGGTCTTTGCTGCAACAGACATTATCGCCATAGGTGTCTATCGTGCCATCCAAGAAAGGGATATCGAAATTCCTAAAGATATCCAAGTGATCAGTATGAACGATATCCCTACCGCACAGCATATGAATCCAAGTCTCACGACAATGAGACTCTATGCGACAGAGATGGGAGAAGCGGCTGTAGATCTATTTATGGAACTCGTTGCTGGACGCCAATATCACAAAACCGTTCAGCTCGGCTATGAAATGATATGGCGCAAAAGTTTTGCTAAGCCACTCTAA
- a CDS encoding rhodanese-like domain-containing protein, with the protein MTMSSVLGHPAADSETANAFFSNKLSFETDCSDVYADIKENNKQFILLDVRSVEAYNKSHAITADSMPHANINAESFAHYPKDTTFVVYCWGPGCNGATKAAKKISALGFVVKEMIGGIQYWEDFERYPVNRRLGEAQS; encoded by the coding sequence ATGACTATGTCGAGTGTACTTGGCCACCCAGCGGCTGACAGCGAAACAGCGAATGCGTTTTTTAGCAACAAGCTGAGCTTTGAAACGGATTGCTCAGATGTTTACGCCGATATCAAAGAGAACAACAAACAGTTCATTTTGCTCGATGTTCGAAGTGTCGAGGCCTACAACAAAAGCCACGCCATTACTGCAGATAGCATGCCTCACGCCAACATCAATGCGGAGTCTTTTGCTCACTATCCGAAAGACACAACTTTTGTAGTCTACTGCTGGGGGCCAGGGTGTAACGGTGCGACTAAAGCGGCTAAGAAAATTTCAGCCTTGGGTTTTGTTGTTAAAGAGATGATTGGTGGTATTCAGTATTGGGAAGATTTCGAGCGTTACCCTGTGAATCGCCGATTAGGTGAAGCGCAAAGCTAA
- a CDS encoding LysR family transcriptional regulator, which translates to MEFYHLRSFVVVAQTGNLTLAAKQLYTTPPAVSAHIKALEEELQVPLFVRTSKGMKLTEKGELLLKKAQKTLDSAFDLVNAAASSQDEIVGTFRLALNQKPAQLEIPRLIENLLESTPGITLQIHPMSTGKTIEAIRSEEMDGGFVYGEVPSDFVSVKVKSQKITTIAPFGFNSDTPLEKSHWITMGYYCPFDDFLKLKLGDDINAITSSDDDATRLELVRNGLGLSFYEFQDAKEHAQNNQITIIPDLDFEAELYFIVPKNKANSPIAKAVMQEICAIWEMA; encoded by the coding sequence ATGGAATTTTATCACCTACGCTCATTTGTTGTTGTCGCTCAAACAGGAAACTTAACCCTAGCGGCTAAGCAACTCTATACAACGCCACCAGCCGTCAGCGCACACATCAAAGCGCTGGAAGAAGAGCTGCAAGTGCCACTTTTTGTACGTACCAGTAAAGGGATGAAACTGACCGAAAAAGGCGAACTGTTGCTTAAAAAAGCGCAGAAAACCTTAGATTCCGCGTTTGATTTAGTTAACGCTGCGGCATCCAGTCAAGATGAAATCGTCGGAACGTTTCGTTTGGCATTGAATCAAAAACCAGCTCAGCTTGAAATCCCTCGCCTGATAGAGAACTTACTGGAAAGTACACCCGGTATTACATTGCAAATCCACCCTATGTCTACAGGGAAAACGATTGAAGCAATACGCTCTGAAGAGATGGACGGAGGTTTTGTGTATGGGGAAGTGCCAAGCGATTTTGTCTCAGTGAAAGTTAAATCGCAAAAAATCACAACGATTGCCCCATTTGGTTTTAACTCCGATACGCCCTTAGAAAAGAGTCACTGGATTACCATGGGTTACTACTGCCCGTTTGATGATTTTCTAAAATTGAAGTTGGGTGATGATATCAATGCCATTACCAGCAGTGATGATGATGCAACTCGCTTAGAGCTTGTAAGAAATGGATTGGGGCTGAGCTTTTATGAATTTCAAGACGCAAAGGAACATGCGCAGAACAATCAAATCACCATCATTCCAGATTTAGACTTCGAGGCTGAGCTCTATTTTATTGTGCCTAAAAACAAAGCGAATTCGCCGATTGCCAAAGCAGTTATGCAAGAGATCTGTGCAATCTGGGAAATGGCGTAG
- a CDS encoding GNAT family N-acetyltransferase, whose amino-acid sequence MFSLRIEKDLKLVLVQPSFAARYFEIVQSEREYLSQWLAWPPHADSEAFFLSFIQRSLHDYADGKSLVCAMFYEDELVGNISFNTINYDLKKVEIGYWLREQFRGKGIVTRSVSKLIEMAFRELNMQKVEISAAVDNAPSRNVCKRLGFNLEGIITCAEILNGRVVDHAVYGLSRSHWLGR is encoded by the coding sequence ATGTTTAGCCTGAGAATAGAAAAGGATTTAAAGCTGGTTTTGGTTCAGCCCTCATTCGCAGCTCGCTATTTTGAGATTGTTCAAAGTGAACGTGAGTATTTAAGCCAGTGGTTAGCTTGGCCTCCTCATGCTGATAGTGAAGCGTTCTTTCTCAGTTTCATTCAACGTTCGCTGCACGATTATGCCGATGGAAAGTCACTGGTTTGTGCAATGTTCTATGAAGACGAGCTGGTGGGAAACATCAGTTTCAATACCATCAATTATGATCTTAAAAAGGTCGAAATCGGTTACTGGCTGAGGGAACAATTTAGGGGGAAGGGCATCGTCACCCGTTCAGTATCTAAGCTCATCGAAATGGCGTTTCGTGAACTGAATATGCAGAAGGTAGAGATTTCAGCCGCTGTTGATAACGCACCCAGTCGTAATGTTTGTAAACGTTTGGGGTTCAACTTGGAAGGCATTATTACTTGCGCGGAGATCCTCAATGGTCGCGTTGTTGATCATGCTGTTTATGGTTTGAGCCGCAGTCATTGGCTTGGCAGGTAA
- a CDS encoding formimidoylglutamate deiminase produces the protein MTGTQTRHYFFAERAWLTDGWHNNVSFEVTDGVFTHVESDTSAVAGATKLIGPVLPTLANVHSHAFQRVMAGMAEVCLNPNDSFWSWRDLMYKIVQKLSPEQANVIATQLYIDMLKAGYTQVGEFHYLHHDVAGKHYANRAEMSHQLINAADRSGIGLTLLPVLYSHSGFGAQAPNEGQARFINSSHSYLELQSQCEQALAGSKLHNLGICFHSLRAVTEQQIKEVLSSSDSNKVVHIHISEQQKEVNDCLAWSGQRPVEWLHEHVGLNERWNLIHATHLNEYELNAIASSKAVVGLCPTTEANLGDGIFPGVEFERLNGRWGIGSDSHVSLSIVEELRILEYGQRLRDQQRNRLYRGEQTSIGDNLFKQALLGGNQSCGVELGLSVGQRADFMVLDDSHPFIGASETKDVLNRWLFACNENVVKDVFVAGKQVISEGRHELDVISRPEFSKVIKKVIYDV, from the coding sequence ATGACAGGGACTCAAACACGTCATTATTTCTTTGCTGAGCGAGCTTGGCTTACTGATGGTTGGCATAACAATGTCTCTTTCGAAGTCACCGATGGAGTGTTTACTCATGTCGAATCGGATACTTCAGCGGTTGCGGGGGCAACAAAGCTTATTGGCCCAGTATTGCCAACCTTAGCAAACGTGCATTCACATGCTTTCCAACGTGTAATGGCGGGAATGGCAGAAGTGTGTTTGAACCCGAATGATAGCTTTTGGAGTTGGCGCGATCTGATGTACAAAATTGTACAAAAACTTTCGCCAGAACAAGCCAACGTTATCGCGACCCAGCTTTATATCGACATGCTTAAAGCGGGTTATACCCAAGTGGGTGAGTTCCACTACTTACATCATGATGTTGCGGGTAAACACTATGCCAACCGAGCTGAGATGTCTCACCAGTTGATCAATGCCGCGGATCGCTCTGGTATTGGTCTGACTCTGCTGCCTGTCTTGTATTCTCATTCTGGTTTTGGTGCGCAGGCTCCGAACGAAGGACAAGCTCGCTTTATCAATTCGTCACACTCCTATTTGGAGCTGCAAAGTCAATGTGAGCAAGCCTTAGCAGGTTCTAAGCTGCACAACCTTGGTATCTGTTTCCATTCATTACGTGCGGTAACAGAGCAGCAAATCAAAGAAGTATTGAGCTCATCAGACAGCAACAAAGTGGTACACATTCATATTTCTGAACAGCAGAAAGAAGTGAATGACTGTTTGGCATGGAGCGGTCAACGTCCTGTTGAGTGGTTGCATGAACATGTGGGTTTGAATGAGCGTTGGAACTTAATTCACGCAACGCATCTGAATGAATACGAACTCAATGCAATTGCCAGCAGCAAAGCGGTAGTGGGTTTGTGTCCGACGACAGAAGCAAACTTGGGGGATGGTATTTTCCCTGGAGTTGAATTTGAACGTTTGAATGGTCGTTGGGGCATCGGTTCAGATAGCCATGTGAGCCTGTCGATTGTTGAAGAATTACGTATTCTCGAATACGGTCAACGCCTTCGCGATCAACAACGAAATCGTCTATATCGAGGCGAACAAACCAGCATTGGTGATAACCTGTTTAAGCAAGCGTTATTGGGCGGCAATCAGTCATGTGGCGTAGAGTTAGGTTTATCGGTTGGTCAGCGCGCAGACTTTATGGTGCTTGATGATAGCCATCCGTTTATTGGAGCAAGCGAAACCAAAGATGTACTGAATCGTTGGTTGTTCGCATGCAACGAAAATGTGGTGAAAGATGTGTTTGTTGCAGGCAAGCAAGTGATTAGCGAAGGACGACATGAGCTAGATGTGATAAGCCGTCCAGAGTTCTCTAAAGTGATTAAGAAGGTTATTTACGATGTCTAA
- a CDS encoding YjiH family protein, translating into MEATGSMLTKPVWSSALKLVLFSLIGIIFFFVPIEINAKSTIPLDHMVSWLRATSPKGVEIYALLMIIAGSVYPFVTGSWNANITQKVLSVLKVVGVITALMAFFSVGPALLFEKDMLPFLFGKLVVPVGLIVPVGAIFLAFLIGFGLLEMVGVLLQPVMRPIFKTPGKSAIDAVASFVGSYSIGLLITNRVYKSGQYSAKEAAIIATGFSTVSATFMVIVAKTLGLMEIWNLFFWSTLVLTFVVTAITVRLRPLARLDDSKPIADEVPSDLPRIKQAVNEGLQIADKSEPVLNSIFKNLKEGLLMAMSILPSIMSVGLIGLLLAKYTPVFEWLGIMFYPFAWIAQMPDPMLVAKASATGLAEMFLPALIAAKSDFITRFVIGQISISSILFFSASIPCILSTEIPISVRQIVVVWFQRTVLTLLLSSPVAYAIQHFAMS; encoded by the coding sequence ATGGAAGCAACTGGATCCATGCTCACGAAACCTGTTTGGTCTTCAGCACTGAAACTGGTTCTGTTTAGCCTTATCGGCATCATCTTTTTCTTTGTACCGATCGAAATCAACGCAAAATCCACTATTCCACTCGACCACATGGTTTCTTGGCTACGTGCAACATCACCTAAAGGTGTTGAGATTTATGCACTGCTGATGATCATCGCTGGTAGCGTCTACCCTTTTGTTACAGGCAGTTGGAACGCAAACATAACGCAGAAAGTGCTTTCTGTGCTTAAAGTAGTCGGCGTAATTACTGCGCTAATGGCGTTTTTTTCAGTCGGTCCAGCACTGCTATTTGAAAAAGACATGCTGCCATTTCTATTTGGCAAGCTTGTTGTGCCAGTAGGTCTGATTGTTCCTGTTGGCGCAATTTTCTTAGCGTTTTTAATTGGCTTTGGTTTGCTTGAAATGGTTGGCGTGCTGCTTCAACCTGTGATGCGCCCTATTTTCAAAACACCGGGTAAATCGGCCATTGATGCTGTTGCTTCTTTTGTAGGCAGCTACTCAATTGGTCTTCTTATTACCAACCGCGTATACAAATCCGGTCAGTACTCAGCAAAAGAAGCAGCCATTATCGCTACAGGCTTTTCAACCGTTTCAGCAACCTTCATGGTCATCGTGGCTAAAACATTAGGCTTGATGGAGATTTGGAACCTGTTCTTCTGGAGCACATTGGTTCTGACTTTTGTCGTTACCGCTATTACGGTACGTCTACGTCCACTTGCTCGTTTAGATGATTCAAAGCCGATTGCTGATGAGGTTCCAAGTGATCTGCCACGCATCAAACAAGCCGTGAATGAAGGTCTTCAAATCGCAGACAAATCTGAGCCAGTGTTAAATAGCATCTTTAAGAACCTGAAAGAAGGTCTGTTAATGGCAATGAGTATTCTGCCATCAATCATGTCTGTGGGTTTGATCGGCTTGCTACTTGCTAAATACACACCTGTCTTCGAATGGTTGGGCATCATGTTCTATCCGTTCGCTTGGATAGCGCAAATGCCAGATCCTATGTTGGTTGCAAAAGCTTCAGCGACGGGCCTTGCAGAGATGTTTTTACCTGCACTGATTGCAGCGAAAAGTGACTTCATTACTCGCTTTGTGATTGGTCAGATTTCTATCTCTTCAATCTTGTTCTTCTCAGCGTCGATCCCTTGTATTTTGTCGACCGAGATTCCAATCTCAGTAAGACAGATCGTTGTAGTTTGGTTCCAACGTACCGTATTAACGCTGCTGTTAAGTTCACCGGTAGCGTACGCAATTCAGCACTTCGCGATGAGCTAA
- a CDS encoding GNAT family N-acetyltransferase — MSKTEAENRLTWGEIVNQRIDIRMSCSEDAYDIWQLMCEHADYEGHTLVVSGQLQTLQNQTYPAAIWVVEIDGSIVGYMSLIKQFSTWDMNHYLYLDCLYLRPEVRGKGLGKAMLMKASEFAQERSLSEIQWQTPTSNTNAIGFYHRLGAIDKEKQRFFWNHNEFN; from the coding sequence ATGAGTAAAACTGAAGCTGAGAACAGGTTAACTTGGGGTGAAATAGTGAATCAACGAATCGATATCCGTATGAGTTGCTCAGAAGATGCTTACGATATTTGGCAACTAATGTGCGAGCACGCAGATTATGAAGGTCACACTCTGGTTGTATCTGGCCAGCTTCAGACTTTACAGAATCAAACATACCCCGCAGCAATTTGGGTTGTAGAAATCGATGGCAGTATTGTGGGGTATATGAGTCTGATAAAGCAGTTTTCAACGTGGGATATGAACCACTATCTCTACTTGGACTGCCTTTATCTTAGACCTGAAGTCAGAGGCAAAGGCTTAGGCAAAGCGATGCTGATGAAAGCTTCAGAGTTTGCGCAAGAACGTTCTTTATCAGAAATTCAGTGGCAAACACCCACATCAAATACCAACGCCATTGGCTTTTATCACAGGTTGGGAGCGATTGATAAAGAGAAGCAAAGGTTCTTCTGGAACCACAATGAATTTAATTAG
- the hutG gene encoding N-formylglutamate deformylase — protein sequence MSQPNCVRSPFEFHQGSVPLLVSMPHSGLGLTPEVEQGLTQAAKKLPDTDWFIPELYECVKELGASVISANYSRYVIDLNRPSDDKPLYTTKTTGLFPEILFDSTPVFVDGKAPSESDHERYKEQIWHPYHSTIGQELARLKSIHGYAILFDAHSIAAQVPMLFEGTLPEFNWGTNQGESCSNAIVDAVMGAVSDRYSQVLNGRFKGGFITRGFGKPSENIHAIQLEMSQDTYLNNDALAQGRYELDAEKAIKIKSQLNAILSAVLKAQI from the coding sequence ATGAGTCAGCCAAATTGTGTGCGTTCACCATTCGAATTTCATCAAGGAAGCGTCCCACTATTAGTGAGTATGCCTCACTCTGGTCTAGGTCTGACTCCAGAAGTTGAACAAGGTTTAACGCAAGCCGCCAAGAAACTTCCAGATACTGACTGGTTTATTCCAGAGCTTTATGAGTGTGTAAAAGAACTGGGCGCGAGTGTCATTTCAGCCAACTATTCTCGCTACGTGATTGACCTAAATCGACCAAGTGACGACAAGCCACTCTACACAACAAAAACTACAGGCTTGTTCCCAGAGATCCTCTTCGACTCCACTCCAGTTTTCGTTGATGGTAAAGCACCAAGCGAAAGTGACCACGAACGCTATAAAGAACAGATTTGGCATCCATACCACTCCACAATTGGACAAGAACTAGCGCGCCTTAAATCTATTCACGGCTACGCAATCTTATTTGATGCCCACAGTATCGCCGCGCAAGTACCTATGTTGTTCGAAGGGACGTTGCCTGAATTCAACTGGGGAACCAACCAAGGCGAATCATGCAGCAACGCAATTGTCGATGCTGTGATGGGTGCGGTATCTGACCGCTATAGCCAAGTGCTCAACGGTCGTTTCAAAGGCGGTTTCATTACTCGCGGATTTGGTAAACCGAGCGAAAATATTCACGCCATTCAGCTTGAAATGTCACAAGACACTTACTTAAACAATGACGCACTCGCTCAAGGGAGATACGAGTTAGATGCGGAGAAAGCCATCAAAATTAAATCGCAACTCAACGCGATTTTAAGTGCTGTTCTAAAAGCACAGATTTAA
- a CDS encoding GNAT family N-acetyltransferase — MSIKPIDDNTWAGILSVQSEVYLQVEPETIEVLQSKWRRTPQCCFVYQDKESVLGYLLAHAWDKQAPPKLFKPLPEESGVLNSYLFLHDLAISDKAAGQGIGSKLVSHLISIAKTMGFDEIRLVAVQDSSTFWINMGFSVVDKQSISSTYGEGAKMMRYALQGE, encoded by the coding sequence ATGTCAATAAAGCCAATTGATGATAATACGTGGGCAGGAATACTCTCGGTGCAATCTGAAGTCTATTTGCAAGTAGAGCCCGAAACGATAGAGGTGTTGCAAAGTAAATGGCGTCGCACACCGCAGTGCTGCTTCGTGTATCAAGATAAAGAGTCAGTGCTGGGTTACCTCTTGGCACACGCTTGGGATAAGCAAGCACCGCCGAAACTGTTTAAACCGCTACCGGAAGAATCTGGTGTTTTAAACTCATATCTGTTTCTGCACGATCTCGCAATATCAGATAAGGCCGCTGGGCAGGGTATAGGAAGCAAGTTGGTTAGCCACTTAATTTCAATAGCAAAAACAATGGGCTTTGATGAAATTCGCTTGGTGGCGGTACAAGATTCATCAACGTTTTGGATCAATATGGGCTTCAGCGTAGTAGACAAGCAGAGCATTTCATCAACCTATGGTGAAGGTGCCAAAATGATGAGATACGCTTTACAGGGGGAATAA